In one Alnus glutinosa chromosome 12, dhAlnGlut1.1, whole genome shotgun sequence genomic region, the following are encoded:
- the LOC133852467 gene encoding uncharacterized protein LOC133852467 produces the protein MVKFCGGVDDDDDDIESLLVNKSSDSEGGEDTGDRVVDIVKLKKNARKPPKPPRPPKGPLILDAADRKLVRELAELAMRKRARVERIKALKKMKAAKALSLNSGLSAMVITLIFFLVITFQGFSSRSSASVRLHGSPELAVAASESLISVQYYKDSFAYESNGPGSGSLSFAEEQVSGSLPWEEVGEIAR, from the exons ATGGTAAAATTTTGTGGTGgggttgatgatgatgatgatgatatagAGTCGTTGTTGGTAAACAAGAGTTCAGATTCAGAAGGGGGAGAAGATACTGGAGACAGAGTAGTCGATATAGTGAAGCTTAAGAAGAATGCTAGGAAGCCTCCCAAGCCGCCAAGACCTCCTAAAGGTCCATTAATATTGGACGCTGCAGATAGGAAGTTGGTTAGGGAGCTGGCCGAGCTTGCCATGAGAAAGCGTGCAAGAGTTGAACGCATTAAGGCACTGAAGAAGATGAAAGCAGCCAAGGCGTTATCTTTGAACAGCGGCCTATCTGCCATGGTCATCACACTTATCTTCTTCCTCGTTATAACTTTTCAAG GATTCAGCTCCAGAAGCAGTGCAAGTGTGAGGTTACATGGTTCTCCTGAGCTAGCAGTGGCCGCAAGTGAAAGTTTAATTTCAGTTCAGTATTACAAGGACTCTTTTGCCTATGAAAGCAATGGACCTGGTTCCGGCTCTCTCAG TTTTGCAGAAGAGCAAGTTTCTGGTTCACTTCCATGGGAAGAAGTGGGTGAAATTGCTAGATGA
- the LOC133852075 gene encoding uncharacterized protein LOC133852075 has protein sequence MATRTDSDIDDDFSELYKEYTGPMGSTTTNVQDKAKTNKRSQAGSDEEEEPPRDPNAVPTDFTSREAKVWEAKSKATERIWKKRKEEELICKICGESGHFTQGCPSTLGANRKSQDFFERVPAREKHVKALFTEKVLQKIEKDIGCKIKMDEKFIIVSGKDRLILAKGVDAVHKVIKEEGDQRGPSSSQVARSKSPERSPVDSRLRRSDSQRSHSGPQNASQFQQRFGRQEKVVEDRIRDDMQKFSRGSPQAYGNNGARGRSSHSKSPAHPPYMGKSYNSHDGNNQSMGAYRTDEWDNEKRGSDIQSGRQFDCPAFPQTLEDLELEFKREAMELGRIRDKEEDEENYRHREAIREIKENYMKQLAILRGTHGKQWEEFLQLDAQRRQQQTQQQLPTSGFGGYKQHGFSDYDGASANPHYALANLAMDSRSRYPHPMENYSSRPHDKFGEFQRQRREDYGKSYNRY, from the exons ATGGCAACAAGAACAGACTCAGATATTGATGATGACTTTAGTGAGCTTTACAAGGAGTATACTGGTCCTATGGGATCAACTACCACCAATGTGCAGGATAAGGCAAAGACAAACAAAAGGTCTCAGGCGGGGTCCGATGAAGAAGAGGAACCTCCTCGTGACCCCAATGCTGTTCCTACTGATTTCACGAGCCGGGAAGCTAAGGTTTGGGAGGCTAAGTCAAAAGCTACCGAGAGGATTTGGAAGAAACGAAAAGAAGAGGAATTGATTTGCAAAATATGTGGAGAGTCGGGTCACTTTACGCAG GGATGCCCTTCTACTCTTGGAGCAAATCGCAAGTCTCAAGATTTCTTTGAAAGGGTACCTGCTAGAGAAAAGCATGTAAAAGCACTATTTACAGAGAAAGTTTTACAAAAGATCGAAAAAGATATTGGCTGCAAAATCAAGATGGATGAGAAATTTATTATTGTCAGTGGCAAGGATAGGTTAATTTTAGCAAAAGGTGTGGATGCTGTGCACAAAGTGATTAAGGAAGAAGGTGATCAGAGAGGTCCTTCTAGTTCCCAAGTCGCAAGATCTAAGTCACCTGAACGAAGCCCTGTGGACTCACGGTTGCGACGCTCTGATTCCCAAAGGTCTCATTCTGGTCCTCAGAATGCATCACAGTTTCAACAGAGGTTTGGCAGGCAGGAGAAGGTTGTGGAAGACCGTATTCGGGATGATATGCAGAAATTTTCAAGGGGTTCTCCACAAG CTTATGGTAATAATGGAGCTAGAGGTCGTTCAAGCCATTCAAAATCTCCAGCACATCCTCCTTACATGGGCAAGTCATATAATTCACACGATGGTAATAATCAGAGCATGGGTGCTTATAGAACTGATGAATGGGATAATGAGAAGAGAGGATCTGATATCCAATCTGGTCGTCAGTTTGATTGCCCTGCCTTCCCCCAGACATTAGAAGACTTAGAGTTGGAGTTTAAGAGGGAGGCAATGGAACTTGGAAGAATTCGTGACAAGGAAGAGGATGAAGAAAATTACAGGCATCGTGAG GCTATTAGGGAGATAAAAGAGAACTACATGAAGCAACTGGCTATTCTGAGGGGAACACATGGAAAACAGTGGGAGGAGTTTCTCCAGCTTGATGCCCAGAGGCGTCAACAACAGACACAACAGCAATTGCCCACTTCTGGTTTTGGCGGTTATAAACAGCATGGTTTTTCGGACTATGATGGTGCCTCGGCCAATCCGCATTATGCTTTGGCCAATTTAGCCATGGATTCAAGAAGCCGATATCCACACCCTATGGAAAATTACTCTTCAAGGCCTCATGACAAATTTGGTGAATTTCAGCGTCAGAGGCGTGAAGATTATGGGAAATCTTACAATCGATACTAG